The following are encoded together in the Roseobacter denitrificans OCh 114 genome:
- the fghA gene encoding S-formylglutathione hydrolase — translation MELISENRSFGGSQQVFKHPSNTCGCEMTFAAYLPPQAQDGPVPVLWYLSGLTCTHENAMTKGGFQEHAAKNGLAVIFPDTSPRGAGVSDDEAYDLGQGAGFYVNATRDPWKTNYRMYDYIVSELRSIIVDNLPVQDKHGITGHSMGGHGAITIAIRNAGLFDSLSAFAPIANPTQSDWGRKQLSAYLGDDESNWADHDATLLLEEHGWKGDLLVDQGAADQFLDLLKPEALADMMARRRQPGQLRMQSGYDHSYFFVNSFARDHVSWHAERLH, via the coding sequence ATGGAGCTGATATCAGAAAACCGGAGTTTTGGCGGCAGCCAGCAGGTCTTCAAGCACCCGTCGAACACGTGCGGCTGCGAGATGACATTCGCGGCCTACCTGCCGCCTCAGGCGCAGGATGGACCTGTCCCGGTTTTGTGGTATCTCAGCGGTCTGACCTGCACCCATGAAAACGCGATGACCAAGGGCGGTTTTCAGGAACACGCGGCCAAAAACGGTTTGGCGGTCATCTTTCCGGATACGTCGCCGCGCGGTGCGGGTGTCAGTGATGACGAGGCCTATGACCTTGGCCAGGGGGCCGGGTTTTATGTCAATGCGACGCGGGACCCCTGGAAGACCAACTATCGCATGTATGATTACATCGTGAGCGAATTGCGCTCGATCATCGTGGATAATCTGCCGGTGCAGGACAAACACGGCATCACCGGCCATTCCATGGGCGGGCATGGTGCGATCACGATCGCCATTCGCAACGCAGGCCTGTTTGATTCCCTGTCTGCATTTGCGCCCATCGCCAATCCGACGCAGTCTGACTGGGGCCGCAAACAACTCAGCGCCTATCTGGGGGACGACGAAAGCAACTGGGCGGATCATGATGCCACGCTCTTGCTGGAAGAACACGGCTGGAAGGGTGATTTGCTGGTGGATCAGGGGGCTGCCGATCAGTTCCTCGACCTGCTCAAACCCGAAGCGCTGGCAGACATGATGGCGCGTCGGCGTCAACCCGGACAGCTCCGGATGCAAAGCGGCTATGATCATTCGTATTTCTTCGTGAACAGTTTTGCGCGGGATCATGTATCATGGCACGCGGAGCGACTACACTGA
- a CDS encoding quinoprotein relay system zinc metallohydrolase 2, whose product MFEAIITLCLSLSDGPCRDHLLPGYEAQTQAACQVALSDNPPDLRVFTGLQAQGIATCQPMGETLSMTEVAPGVFVHVGRIEEPNASNRGDVSNMGFIIGETSVAVIDAGSARWIGEALWRAIRTRTDKPVSHAIVTHMHPDHALGVALFSEAGAAVVGHTGLPRALADRQANYLESLTSLIGAEALLGTRAPEVDIAVTDQLQIDLGARPLTMQAWPVAHTGNDLTVWDTETGTFFAGDLIFDRHLPALDGRLTGWRAVLRALQGLDIERVVPGHGAAALDWPLGSEPMARYLSVLEKDTRAAVEAGTRLGTAVEEIAQSERSLWQLFDAYNPRNATVAFTELEWE is encoded by the coding sequence ATGTTTGAAGCGATCATAACCCTGTGTTTGAGCCTGAGCGACGGGCCGTGTCGTGACCATCTGTTACCGGGTTATGAGGCGCAAACGCAGGCGGCCTGTCAGGTGGCCCTGTCCGACAATCCGCCCGATCTACGCGTTTTCACGGGCTTGCAAGCGCAGGGCATCGCAACCTGTCAGCCGATGGGCGAAACGCTGAGCATGACAGAGGTCGCGCCCGGCGTTTTTGTCCATGTCGGCCGCATAGAAGAGCCAAACGCATCGAACCGGGGTGACGTCAGCAACATGGGGTTCATCATCGGTGAAACGAGCGTCGCGGTCATTGATGCCGGCAGCGCGCGCTGGATCGGCGAGGCACTTTGGCGCGCCATTCGCACGCGCACAGACAAACCCGTGAGCCATGCGATCGTCACGCATATGCATCCGGATCATGCTCTGGGTGTCGCGTTGTTTTCCGAGGCGGGCGCGGCAGTGGTCGGTCACACCGGGTTGCCGCGCGCGCTGGCAGACCGGCAGGCCAACTATCTGGAGAGCCTGACGTCTCTGATTGGGGCGGAGGCGCTGCTGGGCACGCGGGCACCCGAAGTCGACATCGCGGTAACAGATCAGTTGCAGATTGATCTGGGCGCGCGGCCCCTGACCATGCAGGCCTGGCCGGTGGCGCACACCGGGAATGACCTCACGGTCTGGGACACCGAGACGGGAACGTTTTTTGCCGGCGATCTGATATTCGACCGGCACTTGCCTGCTCTGGATGGCCGATTGACGGGGTGGCGTGCGGTGCTGCGCGCGTTGCAGGGCTTGGATATTGAACGTGTCGTGCCGGGGCATGGTGCCGCCGCGCTGGACTGGCCTCTGGGGTCAGAGCCGATGGCGCGGTATCTGTCGGTCTTGGAAAAGGACACCCGCGCCGCGGTCGAGGCGGGTACGCGGCTGGGCACGGCAGTTGAGGAAATAGCGCAGAGCGAACGCAGCCTGTGGCAGCTTTTTGACGCCTATAATCCGCGCAATGCCACCGTGGCCTTCACGGAACTGGAATGGGAATGA
- a CDS encoding substrate-binding domain-containing protein has protein sequence MPAWAEKYQRLVVTLLLGFCLAGSAGAQTSDLVSSKALRVCADPANYPMSTRDEDGYENKLAELVGAKLELPVQYTWFPMATGFVRNTLNAKRCDLIIGYAQGHELVLNTNHYFTSVYTIIVPQDSDLADVKSLADPALKGRKLGIIAGTPPSAHLARHGLIAKAKAYNLVVDRRVENPAIDMLDDLSAGEIDAAVLWGPLGGPLVKSSYPGFKVIPLISEQSPPRLFFRITMGVRLGEKVWQRNLNSLIRRNQDEINSLLVDAGVPLVTDLGTEVLEISN, from the coding sequence ATGCCTGCATGGGCTGAAAAATACCAGCGCCTGGTTGTGACCCTTCTCCTTGGGTTCTGCCTTGCGGGGTCTGCAGGCGCACAAACGTCTGATTTGGTTTCAAGCAAAGCCTTACGCGTTTGTGCGGACCCCGCAAACTACCCGATGTCTACCCGTGATGAAGACGGCTATGAAAACAAGCTGGCTGAACTTGTCGGCGCCAAGCTCGAACTTCCCGTGCAGTATACCTGGTTTCCGATGGCAACCGGGTTTGTGCGCAACACATTGAACGCCAAACGCTGCGATCTGATCATCGGCTATGCGCAGGGCCATGAGCTGGTGTTGAACACCAACCACTATTTCACCTCCGTATATACCATCATCGTGCCACAGGACAGCGATCTGGCTGATGTGAAATCGCTTGCTGATCCAGCCCTCAAAGGGCGTAAACTGGGCATTATCGCAGGCACACCGCCGTCGGCGCATCTTGCGCGGCACGGGCTGATTGCAAAGGCGAAAGCTTACAATCTCGTGGTGGACCGACGTGTCGAGAACCCGGCGATTGACATGCTTGACGACCTCAGCGCAGGCGAAATTGACGCCGCCGTTTTGTGGGGCCCATTGGGCGGGCCGCTGGTCAAATCCAGCTATCCCGGTTTCAAAGTGATCCCGCTGATCAGCGAGCAATCACCGCCGCGTCTTTTCTTTCGGATCACGATGGGCGTTCGTCTGGGCGAAAAGGTCTGGCAGCGTAACCTCAATTCGCTGATCCGCCGCAATCAGGACGAAATCAACAGCTTGCTCGTGGATGCTGGTGTGCCGCTTGTGACCGATCTTGGCACTGAGGTGTTGGAGATCTCGAATTGA
- a CDS encoding YncE family protein, with protein MLVATPVAASDLAYVTCQNGDALSVLDLSKGVQHHLWAVPGKPAGVAVDTDAAFTVAADSKTVRRHDRLTGKVLAQVVQDGGPMGVAHDPRRNRLFVSDWYNARIWVLDAMDLSEQAQLTVGAAPAGLALSDDGRWLASADRDADQVSVFDAATLDLLHRVDVGTRPFGLRFAPDGRLFVGNVGSNDVSVIDPENGAALATVAVGARPYGVAFAQGRAFVTNQYADTLSVIDLGTLRKIATLETGEYPEGIDTTPDGQRIVVANWFENTVTVFDADALSVVQHIETCDGPRAFGTFILGGIE; from the coding sequence ATGCTTGTCGCGACCCCGGTGGCGGCAAGTGATCTCGCCTATGTCACATGCCAGAACGGGGACGCGCTGAGCGTTCTCGACCTGTCGAAAGGCGTGCAGCACCACCTGTGGGCCGTGCCGGGCAAACCAGCCGGAGTGGCGGTGGACACGGACGCCGCCTTTACGGTTGCCGCGGACAGCAAAACGGTCAGGCGACATGATCGGCTGACGGGCAAAGTCCTTGCGCAAGTCGTTCAGGATGGGGGTCCGATGGGTGTTGCCCATGACCCCCGGCGTAATCGGCTGTTCGTCTCCGATTGGTACAACGCCCGCATCTGGGTGCTGGATGCGATGGACCTGTCGGAACAGGCACAGTTGACGGTCGGCGCGGCCCCCGCCGGGTTGGCCCTGTCAGATGACGGGCGTTGGCTGGCCTCGGCGGACAGGGACGCCGATCAGGTTTCTGTTTTCGATGCCGCAACGCTTGATCTTTTGCACCGCGTGGATGTGGGCACCCGCCCTTTTGGCCTGCGCTTTGCACCTGATGGTCGCCTGTTTGTGGGCAATGTGGGCAGTAATGACGTCAGCGTGATTGACCCTGAGAATGGCGCAGCATTGGCAACGGTCGCGGTCGGCGCGCGCCCCTACGGCGTGGCTTTTGCGCAGGGTCGTGCCTTTGTGACAAATCAATACGCCGACACGCTCAGCGTCATTGACCTCGGTACGCTGCGTAAGATCGCGACACTTGAGACCGGCGAATATCCCGAGGGGATCGACACCACCCCCGATGGTCAGCGCATCGTCGTCGCCAACTGGTTTGAGAATACTGTGACAGTATTCGACGCGGATGCACTTTCTGTGGTACAACACATCGAAACCTGTGACGGCCCACGGGCCTTCGGGACATTTATTCTGGGAGGGATTGAATGA
- a CDS encoding quinoprotein dehydrogenase-associated SoxYZ-like carrier, with amino-acid sequence MASKFITLAAVAALVSSTAWASDTVRNPLLPGETWEELRYDVVGDAPLASADDVLTIEAPFRAHDAATVPIILRQVEGSAPISTATVVIDENPAPIAAVFGFTPAMGLLDFEMRVRVNQYSNVRVIAQTPDGLHMAGRFVKASGGCSAPATKDPEIALAGMGKMKLRTFDSGAQMSTPRREAQIMIRHPNYSGLQRDQITQLFIPAHFIDHIEVWQDDELLFTMDGGISISENPVFRFAYNDNGSTALTVKATDTDGNEFEKILPKSVSG; translated from the coding sequence ATGGCTTCTAAATTCATCACACTGGCCGCTGTTGCCGCATTGGTATCAAGCACGGCATGGGCCTCGGACACAGTGCGCAATCCACTGTTACCGGGCGAGACCTGGGAGGAACTGCGATACGACGTTGTGGGGGATGCGCCGCTGGCCTCTGCCGACGACGTTTTGACAATCGAAGCACCCTTCCGCGCGCATGATGCCGCAACCGTGCCAATCATTCTGCGCCAGGTTGAGGGCAGCGCCCCGATCAGCACCGCCACCGTTGTGATTGACGAAAACCCGGCCCCCATCGCTGCAGTGTTCGGGTTTACACCTGCCATGGGCTTGCTGGATTTCGAGATGCGTGTGCGCGTCAATCAATACTCCAACGTGCGTGTGATCGCGCAGACGCCTGACGGGTTGCATATGGCAGGCCGCTTTGTCAAAGCCTCCGGCGGATGCTCGGCCCCTGCCACCAAGGACCCCGAGATTGCGCTGGCTGGCATGGGCAAGATGAAACTGCGGACCTTTGACAGTGGCGCGCAAATGTCGACACCCCGTCGCGAGGCGCAGATCATGATCCGCCATCCGAACTACTCCGGTCTGCAGCGCGATCAGATCACACAGCTATTCATTCCCGCCCATTTCATTGATCATATCGAAGTGTGGCAGGACGACGAATTGTTGTTCACCATGGACGGGGGTATTTCGATTTCGGAGAACCCGGTGTTCCGCTTTGCCTATAATGACAACGGCTCCACTGCCCTGACCGTGAAAGCCACGGATACGGATGGTAATGAATTTGAAAAGATCCTGCCGAAATCCGTGAGCGGCTGA
- a CDS encoding PQQ-dependent catabolism-associated CXXCW motif protein translates to MDHYRSPVPATLQGGTVVGPEEAHALWASGQAAFIDVMPQPPKPANLPEGTIWRDKPRISIPGAIWVPNVGYGAIADVTAAYFRDALNAATQGRADHPIVLFCLEDCWMSWNAARRALEWGYTSVYWFPEGTDGWGLWDYPLERIEPHHGQPQTQ, encoded by the coding sequence ATGGATCACTACCGCAGCCCCGTTCCTGCGACCCTGCAGGGCGGTACGGTTGTCGGTCCGGAAGAGGCGCATGCCTTATGGGCGTCGGGGCAGGCCGCCTTTATTGATGTCATGCCGCAACCGCCCAAACCGGCAAACCTGCCGGAGGGAACCATCTGGCGGGACAAGCCGCGCATCTCGATCCCCGGTGCGATCTGGGTGCCGAATGTGGGCTATGGCGCGATCGCCGATGTGACGGCTGCCTATTTTCGCGATGCGCTCAACGCAGCCACGCAAGGGCGTGCGGATCACCCCATCGTGCTGTTTTGTCTTGAAGACTGCTGGATGAGCTGGAACGCCGCCCGTCGTGCGCTGGAGTGGGGGTATACATCGGTTTACTGGTTCCCTGAAGGCACCGACGGCTGGGGGCTTTGGGACTATCCGCTGGAGCGGATCGAGCCGCACCACGGCCAACCCCAGACGCAGTGA
- a CDS encoding methanol/ethanol family PQQ-dependent dehydrogenase, whose translation MRKLSLLTSGIALCAASMAFANDDLVTQMSDSKQWAIQTGDYKNQRYSALDQINEENVGDLQVAWTFSTGVLRGHEGSPLVIGDVMYVHTPFPNIVYALDLANEGKIIWKYEPKQDPDVIPVMCCDTVYRGVAYADNKIFLHQADTTVVALNAETGAVEWSVVNGDPAIGETNTATVLPVKDKVIVGISGGEFGVRGHVTAYNMETGEKEWRAYSVGPDDEMLVDPVNTTHLGKPVGENSSLNSWEGDQWMIGGGTTWGWYAADLEENLMYYGTGNPSTWNPAQRPGDNRWTMTVMARDIDTGVARWLYQMTPHDEWDYDGVNENILTEQEIDGVERKLLTRFDRNGLAYTMDRVTGELLVAEKFDPVVNWTSGVDMDPESETYGRPQVVAQYSTAQNGEDVNSTGICPAALGTKDQQPAAYSPRTEVFYVPTNHVCMDYEPFRVSYTAGQPYVGATLSMYPAPDSHGGMGNFIAWDNINGEILWSIPEKFSVWSGALATAGDVVFYGTLEGHLKAVSANTGEELYRFKTPSGIIGNVMTYEHDGRQYVGILSGVGGWAGIGLAAGLTNPNDGLGAVGGYAALSDYTALGGQLTVFALPN comes from the coding sequence ATGAGAAAGCTATCGCTTTTGACTTCTGGGATCGCTCTTTGCGCGGCCAGTATGGCTTTTGCAAATGACGACCTGGTCACGCAAATGAGTGATTCCAAGCAATGGGCCATTCAGACGGGTGACTACAAAAACCAACGCTACTCTGCACTTGACCAGATCAACGAAGAAAACGTCGGCGATCTGCAGGTTGCATGGACATTCTCGACGGGTGTTCTGCGGGGCCATGAGGGTTCGCCTCTGGTGATTGGTGATGTGATGTACGTGCACACGCCATTTCCAAACATCGTCTACGCGCTGGACCTTGCCAACGAGGGCAAGATCATCTGGAAGTATGAGCCAAAGCAGGACCCGGACGTCATTCCGGTGATGTGCTGTGACACCGTTTATCGCGGTGTGGCTTATGCCGATAACAAGATCTTCCTGCATCAGGCGGATACAACCGTTGTCGCGCTCAACGCTGAAACCGGCGCTGTTGAATGGTCCGTCGTAAATGGTGATCCTGCCATCGGCGAGACGAACACCGCAACCGTTCTGCCCGTCAAGGACAAGGTCATCGTCGGGATTTCCGGTGGTGAATTCGGTGTGCGCGGCCATGTGACAGCGTACAACATGGAAACGGGTGAAAAGGAATGGCGTGCCTATTCCGTCGGTCCGGATGATGAGATGCTGGTTGATCCGGTGAACACGACGCATCTGGGCAAACCCGTTGGTGAAAACTCCAGCCTCAACAGCTGGGAAGGCGACCAGTGGATGATCGGTGGCGGCACCACATGGGGCTGGTATGCGGCTGATCTTGAAGAGAACCTGATGTACTACGGTACAGGGAACCCTTCGACATGGAACCCGGCCCAGCGTCCGGGCGACAACCGCTGGACCATGACGGTCATGGCGCGTGACATCGACACCGGTGTTGCAAGGTGGCTCTACCAGATGACCCCGCACGACGAGTGGGATTATGACGGCGTCAACGAGAACATTCTCACCGAGCAGGAAATCGACGGTGTAGAGCGCAAGCTGTTGACCCGGTTCGACCGCAACGGTCTGGCCTATACGATGGACCGTGTGACGGGCGAATTGCTCGTGGCTGAAAAGTTCGACCCGGTCGTGAACTGGACCTCCGGTGTTGACATGGATCCCGAAAGCGAAACCTACGGTCGTCCGCAGGTTGTGGCTCAGTACTCAACGGCGCAAAACGGTGAAGACGTGAACTCCACCGGTATCTGCCCTGCGGCTCTGGGCACCAAAGACCAGCAGCCAGCGGCCTATTCGCCGCGCACCGAAGTGTTCTACGTGCCGACAAACCACGTCTGCATGGACTATGAGCCCTTCCGCGTGTCCTACACCGCTGGTCAGCCCTACGTCGGTGCAACCCTGTCGATGTACCCGGCACCTGACAGCCATGGCGGCATGGGTAACTTCATCGCCTGGGACAACATCAACGGTGAGATCCTGTGGTCCATCCCCGAGAAGTTCTCGGTCTGGTCCGGTGCTCTCGCAACTGCCGGTGACGTTGTGTTCTACGGAACGCTTGAAGGTCACCTGAAAGCGGTGAGCGCCAATACTGGTGAAGAGTTGTACCGCTTCAAGACACCATCGGGCATCATCGGTAACGTCATGACCTATGAGCATGATGGCCGTCAGTACGTCGGTATCCTCTCCGGTGTCGGTGGTTGGGCCGGTATTGGTCTGGCGGCTGGTCTGACAAACCCGAACGACGGTCTGGGTGCTGTGGGCGGTTATGCAGCCCTGAGCGACTATACCGCGCTGGGTGGACAGCTGACTGTCTTCGCTCTGCCGAACTAA
- a CDS encoding SRPBCC family protein, whose protein sequence is MKKRSFMSMALAVTLVPGVALAHGPTRQKITLTTEVAAEPAEVWARIGDFQDMSWHPAVHSSTGENGNEIDATRVLSLGAADGPTISEILYKYSDEKMSYSYRITDVLVEVLPVTNYSSHLTVKARDGGGSVIEWRGAFYRGYPNNDPPEDLNDEAAIAAVSAVYQAGLDALTTAFGAPDS, encoded by the coding sequence ATGAAAAAACGCAGTTTTATGTCAATGGCTCTGGCGGTCACGCTCGTGCCGGGTGTGGCGCTTGCCCATGGCCCGACGCGCCAGAAGATCACATTGACCACCGAGGTGGCGGCTGAACCGGCAGAGGTCTGGGCACGGATCGGTGATTTTCAGGACATGTCGTGGCATCCGGCAGTGCACAGCAGCACGGGCGAGAATGGCAACGAAATAGACGCCACCCGCGTGCTGTCTCTGGGGGCCGCCGACGGGCCTACGATTTCTGAAATCCTGTACAAGTACAGCGATGAAAAGATGAGCTATTCCTACCGCATCACCGATGTTCTGGTCGAGGTGCTGCCTGTCACCAATTATTCGTCCCACCTGACGGTCAAAGCCCGCGATGGAGGCGGGTCGGTGATTGAATGGCGCGGCGCATTTTACCGAGGCTATCCCAACAACGATCCGCCCGAGGACCTGAACGATGAGGCGGCAATTGCCGCTGTCTCCGCCGTTTATCAGGCGGGTCTGGATGCTTTGACGACGGCCTTCGGTGCGCCTGACTCGTAA
- a CDS encoding S-(hydroxymethyl)glutathione dehydrogenase/class III alcohol dehydrogenase, with protein sequence MRTRAAVAVAAGQPLEVMEVNLDGPRAGEVLVEIKATGLCHTDEFTRSGDDPEGIFPAILGHEGAGVVIEVGEGVTSLEVGDHVIPLYTPECRECDYCLNPKTNLCQKVRATQGAGLLPDGSTRFSMLDGTPIHHYMGCSTFANHTVVPEIALAKVRKDAPFDKICYIGCGVTTGIGAVINTAKVEIGSTAAVFGLGGIGLNVIQGLRMAGADQIIGVDLNDDKEKMARHFGMTDFVNPSKVEGDMVAHLVELSGGGCDYTFDATGNVNVMRTALEAAHKGWGESIIIGVAPAGAEIATRPFQLVTGRVWRGTAFGGAKGRTDVPKIVDWYMDGKIEIDPMITHKLSLDEINHGFDLMHQGKSIRAVVEF encoded by the coding sequence ATGAGAACGCGAGCGGCGGTTGCGGTTGCGGCTGGGCAGCCTCTTGAGGTGATGGAGGTCAATCTTGATGGCCCGCGCGCCGGAGAGGTTCTGGTCGAGATCAAGGCGACGGGTCTGTGTCATACGGATGAGTTCACGCGCTCGGGCGATGACCCCGAAGGTATCTTCCCGGCAATCCTCGGCCATGAGGGCGCGGGCGTTGTCATCGAGGTGGGCGAGGGGGTGACCAGCCTTGAAGTGGGCGATCACGTGATCCCGCTTTACACGCCGGAGTGTCGCGAATGCGACTACTGCCTGAACCCCAAGACCAACCTCTGCCAGAAGGTGCGTGCCACGCAGGGCGCGGGGCTGTTGCCTGATGGCTCAACCCGGTTTTCGATGCTGGATGGCACGCCCATTCACCATTACATGGGCTGTTCGACCTTTGCCAACCACACGGTTGTGCCCGAAATCGCGCTGGCCAAGGTGCGCAAGGACGCGCCCTTCGACAAGATCTGCTACATCGGGTGCGGCGTGACCACCGGCATCGGTGCCGTCATTAACACGGCAAAGGTTGAGATTGGGTCAACGGCCGCCGTGTTTGGCCTCGGTGGCATCGGTCTCAATGTGATCCAGGGGCTGCGCATGGCGGGCGCGGATCAGATCATCGGCGTCGATCTCAACGACGACAAGGAAAAAATGGCGCGCCATTTCGGCATGACGGATTTCGTCAACCCCAGCAAGGTCGAGGGCGACATGGTCGCGCATCTGGTCGAACTGTCGGGTGGGGGCTGTGACTACACCTTTGACGCCACGGGCAATGTGAACGTGATGCGCACCGCTCTGGAGGCTGCGCACAAGGGCTGGGGCGAGAGCATCATCATCGGCGTGGCCCCCGCGGGTGCGGAGATTGCGACGCGGCCCTTCCAACTGGTGACGGGCCGGGTCTGGCGCGGCACGGCCTTCGGCGGGGCCAAGGGGCGCACGGATGTGCCGAAAATCGTGGACTGGTACATGGACGGCAAGATCGAGATCGACCCCATGATCACCCACAAACTCAGCCTGGACGAAATCAACCACGGCTTCGACCTCATGCACCAGGGAAAATCAATCAGAGCCGTCGTGGAGTTTTGA
- a CDS encoding c-type cytochrome — MLKKFLSVACLMALPAAGFADGHITGDAAAGEKVFRKCKACHAVGEGAENKIGPALNGIVDAAVAGNPDFKYSDVLMAMAAEGKTWTPEELSGFLEKPRNYAKGTKMAFAGLRKEEDRMNVIAYLASFPAGGS, encoded by the coding sequence ATGCTAAAGAAATTTCTATCCGTCGCCTGCCTCATGGCACTGCCTGCCGCTGGCTTTGCGGATGGGCATATCACGGGCGATGCAGCGGCTGGTGAAAAGGTATTTCGCAAGTGCAAAGCCTGTCATGCCGTTGGTGAGGGCGCCGAGAACAAGATTGGCCCCGCCCTGAATGGCATCGTTGACGCCGCTGTCGCTGGCAATCCCGATTTCAAATATTCGGATGTGCTGATGGCGATGGCAGCCGAGGGCAAGACATGGACACCTGAGGAGCTGTCCGGCTTCCTTGAAAAACCACGCAACTACGCGAAGGGCACCAAGATGGCCTTTGCCGGATTGCGCAAGGAAGAAGACCGCATGAACGTAATCGCATATCTTGCGTCTTTCCCGGCAGGGGGGTCGTAA
- a CDS encoding c-type cytochrome, methanol metabolism-related, whose product MKTTHRIFALCLAAGLPMTALAEEPVDPALYEAAYSEDGRYFNADDIPTYNITEDGTVDWLTFSGFRRYHAECHVCHGPDGEGSTYAPAVKNAAVTLGYEGFFDVVVNGRQNGNSVMPHFGENRNVMCYLDDIYVYLKARGTDALPRGRPAKKEAKSDAIREDENACMG is encoded by the coding sequence ATGAAAACCACACACCGTATTTTTGCACTCTGCCTTGCCGCAGGTCTGCCAATGACCGCCCTGGCTGAGGAGCCAGTGGATCCGGCACTTTACGAAGCGGCCTACAGTGAGGATGGCCGCTACTTCAACGCTGATGATATCCCGACCTACAATATCACCGAGGATGGCACAGTCGACTGGCTGACGTTTTCGGGCTTTCGCCGCTACCACGCGGAATGCCACGTCTGTCATGGCCCGGATGGCGAAGGATCGACCTATGCGCCCGCTGTCAAGAATGCAGCCGTGACCCTCGGATATGAAGGGTTTTTCGATGTGGTCGTGAATGGTCGCCAGAACGGAAATTCGGTAATGCCGCATTTCGGGGAAAACCGGAATGTCATGTGTTATCTGGACGACATATATGTCTATCTGAAGGCACGTGGAACCGACGCGCTGCCGCGCGGACGTCCGGCCAAGAAAGAAGCCAAATCGGATGCTATTCGTGAGGACGAAAATGCCTGCATGGGCTGA
- a CDS encoding quinoprotein dehydrogenase-associated SoxYZ-like carrier gives MKRIGLTAALMCCVALPALASNEAWEAVKAQLYGERFMLDGTGVIAIDAPYRTPDDARTDLAAQIKAPVGTQLTKVTVVLDENPMPVSAVFDLETPQPGFFFDITMRVNGPTPLHVIAETTDGRLFVSETFVKTSGTGACAAPPGTDPELALATLGEMSIEMAGTLPGVGGGKLENLSARLGRMDVDISHPSHSGMQRDQISLLFIPMRYVENVEIDLDGAGYVDVTGSISLSENPRLGLAVPQSTRSVDVTMTDTDGTVAHMRKDLPGF, from the coding sequence ATGAAACGTATTGGATTGACAGCAGCGCTGATGTGCTGTGTGGCGCTGCCTGCGCTGGCCAGCAACGAAGCATGGGAAGCCGTGAAGGCCCAGCTTTATGGCGAACGCTTCATGCTTGATGGGACAGGCGTCATCGCCATCGACGCTCCTTACAGAACCCCGGACGACGCGCGCACGGACCTCGCCGCACAGATCAAGGCACCGGTCGGCACGCAGTTGACAAAGGTGACGGTCGTGCTGGACGAAAACCCGATGCCTGTCTCTGCAGTGTTCGACCTTGAGACGCCGCAACCGGGCTTTTTCTTCGACATCACGATGCGCGTGAACGGTCCAACCCCCCTGCATGTGATCGCAGAAACGACGGACGGGCGGCTGTTCGTTTCAGAAACCTTCGTCAAAACCTCGGGTACGGGTGCCTGTGCCGCACCGCCTGGGACCGACCCGGAACTGGCGCTCGCAACACTTGGCGAGATGAGCATCGAGATGGCAGGCACCCTGCCCGGCGTGGGCGGCGGCAAGCTTGAAAACCTGTCTGCGCGTCTTGGGCGGATGGACGTGGATATATCGCACCCCTCACATTCCGGCATGCAGCGGGATCAGATTTCACTGCTGTTCATCCCGATGCGCTATGTGGAAAACGTCGAAATCGACCTTGACGGTGCGGGCTATGTTGATGTGACAGGGTCGATATCCCTGTCCGAAAATCCCCGCCTCGGTCTTGCCGTACCGCAAAGCACGCGTTCTGTGGATGTCACGATGACCGACACGGACGGCACTGTCGCGCATATGCGCAAGGACCTGCCTGGCTTTTGA